In one window of Henckelia pumila isolate YLH828 chromosome 1, ASM3356847v2, whole genome shotgun sequence DNA:
- the LOC140865859 gene encoding uncharacterized protein, producing the protein MARGDVTSVGIMLECVDGFGRTTRLKPNAMKCNIFMAGVEEPDREEILRMCGFRQGSLPTRYLGIPLVAARLREADYGVLVGAISAKIASWPRHTLSYAGKLELIGSVVQGMECFWLSVLPIPSGVIDKIETVCRGFMWTSRHPPIAWRRMEVWVFGT; encoded by the coding sequence ATGGCTAGGGGTGATGTGACGAGTGTCGGGATTATGTTGGAGTGTGTGGACGGATTTGGGAGGACGACAAGACTCAAACCCAATGCAATGAAATGTAACATCTTCATGGCAGGGGTTGAGGAGCCAGATCGTGAGgagattttgcggatgtgtGGGTTTCGTCAGGGGTCTCTCCCAACTCGCTACTTGGGTATTCCTTTGGTTGCGGCTAGATTGAGGGAAGCTGATTATGGTGTATTGGTGGGTGCAATCTCGGCAAAGATTGCATCCTGGCCAAGACACACACTTTCTTATGCCGGGAAATTGGAGTTGATCGGATCGGTGGTGCAGGGTATGGAATGTTTTTGGCTGTCAGTGTTGCCCATCCCCAGTGGAGTGATAGATAAGATTGAGACGGTATGTAGGGGTTTCATGTGGACGAGCAGGCACCCTCCTATTGCTTGGAGAAGGATGGAGGTTTGGGTATTCGGGACTTGA
- the LOC140888374 gene encoding protein BRASSINAZOLE-RESISTANT 1-like → MWEAGGSISSSAASGNGDGGRGGGDGSGRRKPSWRERENNRRRERRRRAIAAKIYAGLRAQGSYDLPKHCDNNEVLKALCAEAGWIVEPDGSTYRKGCKPCPMEIGGISANITPSSSRNPSPPSSYFASPIPSYQPSPSSSLCPSPTRQNVNAPFHPFAFLLNSLPTSLPPLRISNSAPVTPPVSSPTRIPKNAFNLETLAKESMSAFNIPCFAASAPASPTRTQRFKPVCAIPECDESDTSTVDSGQWMNFQAYANATNVVPTSPTFNLVKPVAQCVPSKGATPNEGKCPEFDFENMAVKPWEGERIHEMGMDDLELTLGNGNTRT, encoded by the exons ATGTGGGAAGCTGGAGGGTCGATTTCTTCATCCGCCGCATCTGGAAATGGCGACGGAGGCCGCGGCGGAGGGGATGGGTCGGGCCGGAGGAAGCCTTCTTGGAGAGAAAGGGAGAACAACAGGCGGAGAGAGAGGAGGAGGAGGGCAATTGCGGCCAAGATTTATGCTGGGTTAAGGGCACAGGGGAGCTACGATTTGCCTAAGCACTGCGACAATAATGAAGTATTGAAAGCGCTTTGTGCTGAGGCTGGTTGGATCGTTGAGCCCGATGGCTCTACTTATCGAAAG GGATGCAAGCCATGCCCAATGGAAATAGGAGGCATTTCAGCCAACATTACCCCGAGTTCGTCCAGGAATCCTAGCCCGCCGTCTTCGTATTTTGCGAGCCCCATTCCTTCATATCAACCGAGCCCATCTTCCTCTCTGTGCCCGAGCCCTACTCGTCAAAATGTCAATGCTCCATTTCACCCATTCGCCTTCCTTCTTAACTCACTCCCCACGTCTCTTCCTCCTCTCCGGATATCAAACAGTGCCCCTGTTACTCCACCTGTATCGTCCCCCACCCGAATCCCCAAGAACGCTTTCAATTTAGAGACTCTTGCCAAGGAATCCATGTCTGCCTTCAATATCCCTTGTTTTGCAGCTTCTGCCCCAGCTAGTCCGACTCGTACCCAGCGTTTCAAACCAGTGTGTGCTATACCCGAGTGTGACGAATCTGACACATCCACTGTCGATTCGGGTCAATGGATGAACTTTCAAGCATATGCAAATGCAACCAACGTGGTTCCAACATCTCCAACTTTTAATCTGGTGAAACCTGTTGCTCAATGTGTTCCGTCCAAGGGTGCTACTCCAAATGAGGGAAAGTGTCCTGAATTCGACTTTGAGAATATGGCTGTTAAACCATGGGAAGGGGAGAGAATTCATGAGATGGGGATGGATGATCTTGAACTCACCCTAGGCAATGGGAATACTCGAACTTAA
- the LOC140865866 gene encoding protein FAR1-RELATED SEQUENCE 5-like has product MEENNGDDQLYIPPVLDDRKPKIGMKFASIEEAFLFYNQYAREAGFSARISTSKKNKMSNEVVWKRFVCSKEGHRDEIRANEQEYFDKVKRKRDRGEIRTGCESRISIVKEQTGNNWLVSNFKESHNHPLSTPSKVHLLRSHRNVSVAKKALTQQFSEANVPTCQQMRLLEIEYGGPEHVGCTERDIRNYEKELRDEQKGIDAVTLTEFFALEKERNSTFFFDFETNSDNRFRRCFWADPVSRCAYNVFGDVVVFDTTYNTNKYGMIFAPFVGVNHHHQTIVFGCGFLSDEKTESFVWLLNKFIEAMPRGAPNVIITDQDPAMTKAIAQVFPQTVHRYCLWHILNKFPDKIDPVSFRDHYQSIKNVITNSTTPAEFEKSWEEVIKRTKLEKNDWLSLMYEIRHKWVPTYFNHVFSAGMSSSQRSESSHSFFKRHVSKKNSLMDFIIRFNRALKHQRHNELVADHIDINEHPKIKTKWPMETQMVKVYTKKNGLSSKVK; this is encoded by the coding sequence ATGGAAGAAAATAACGGTGATGATCAGCTATACATTCCCCCAGTTTTAGATGATCGAAAACCCAAAATTGGGATGAAATTCGCTTCAATAGAGGAGGCATTCTTGTTCTATAACCAATATGCACGAGAAGCCGGATTTAGCGCTAGAATAAGCACTAGCAAGAAAAATAAGATGTCAAATGAAGTTGTTTGGAAACGATTTGTATGCTCTAAAGAAGGCCATAGAGATGAAATCCGGGCGAATGAACAAGAATATTTTGATAAAGTGAAAAGGAAAAGAGATCGTGGTGAAATTAGAACTGGCTGTGAGTCAAGAATTTCAATAGTTAAGGAACAAACTGGAAATAATTGGTTGGTCAGTAACTTCAAGGAAAGTCACAATCATCCGCTCTCGACTCCTTCAAAGGTGCATTTGCTACGCTCACATCGTAATGTTTCAGTAGCAAAGAAAGCATTGACTCAACAATTTTCAGAAGCCAATGTGCCAACTTGTCAACAAATGCGGTTATTGGAGATAGAGTATGGAGGGCCAGAGCATGTAGGTTGTACGGAAAGAGATATTAGAAACTATGAGAAAGAACTAAGGGATGAACAAAAGGGCATCGATGCCGTAACACTGACTGAGTTTTTTGCATTGGAGAAAGAGAGAAACTCAacttttttctttgattttgagaCTAATTCAGATAACAGATTTCGTAGGTGTTTTTGGGCGGATCCTGTATCAAGGTGTGCATACAATGTGTTTGGTGATGTAGTTGTGTTTGACACGACGTACAACACCAACAAATATGGGATGATTTTTGCGCCATTTGTAGGAgttaatcatcatcatcaaacaATTGTTTTTGGTTGCGGCTTTTTAAGTGACGAAAAAACCGAATCTTTTGTTTGGTTGCTCAACAAGTTCATTGAAGCTATGCCTAGAGGTGCACCAAATGTGATCATTACTGACCAGGATCCTGCAATGACGAAAGCCATCGCACAAGTTTTCCCTCAAACGGTGCATCGATATTGTCTGTGGCACATACTAAACAAATTCCCAGATAAAATAGACCCCGTGAGTTTTCGTGACCATTATCAAAGCATAAAGAATGTCATTACAAATTCTACAACACCTGCTGAATTTGAGAAATCCTGGGAAGAGGTTATCAAGCGAACAAAATTGGAGAAAAATGATTGGTTGTCATTGATGTATGAAATACGACATAAGTGGGTGCCAACTTATTTTAACCATGTATTTTCAGCTGGAATGTCAAGTAGCCAGAGATCTGAGAGTTCCCATTCATTTTTCAAGAGgcatgtttcaaaaaaaaactcATTGATGGATTTTATTATCCGTTTCAATAGGGCACTCAAACATCAAAGACACAATGAGTTAGTTGCTGACCATATTGATATTAATGAGCATCCCAAGATTAAGACAAAATGGCCAATGGAAACTCAAATGGTTAAGGTGTACACAAAAAAAAATGGGTTGAGTTCCAAAGTGAAATGA
- the LOC140875765 gene encoding anthocyanidin 3-O-glucosyltransferase 5-like, which yields MQTPPEEMKPHVAFLPSPGMGHVIPLFQLAKRLVFDHAFQVSFFLITTHSSAAQDQFTRAAAQLSPHLRIICLPEADVSAIISQDMRILTQICVITTESIKPLKPMLIDLNPTPVALIIDIFTTDVISICEELSIPVYSFFTASTPLLALSLYLPTLDLEVEGEFVDLPVPVEIPGCKNMRTEDLVDQVKDRKNDEYKWYLFNVSRLQYAAGILVNTWENLDVQRITALKQNSFFRSIPTPPVFPIGPLIKEEETLTEKDAEILAWLDNQPCESVLFVALGSGGTLSSKQLVELAWGLEMSQQRFLLVVRKPSDASASGTYFTVGSDEDDPSAYLPDGFLEKTSGVGVVVPSWAPQLPILRHGSTGGFLSHCGWNSALESLVQGVPMIAWPMYAEQRMNATMLVEEIGVAVKAAAEIGEVVVGRKEIETVVREVMEGEKGKMLRRRAAELKRSANEALESGGSSDRSLSLLVDIWKSNLKI from the coding sequence ATGCAAACTCCACCGGAAGAAATGAAACCCCACGTGGCGTTCCTCCCGAGTCCCGGCATGGGACACGTAATCCCACTCTTCCAGCTCGCTAAACGCCTTGTTTTCGACCATGCCTTCCAAGTAAGCTTCTTCCTCATCACCACACACTCCTCCGCCGCCCAGGATCAATTCACACGCGCCGCCGCCCAACTCTCGCCTCATCTCAGAATCATCTGCCTCCCGGAAGCCGACGTTTCTGCTATTATTTCACAAGACATGAGGATTCTCACCCAAATCTGCGTCATCACCACGGAATCCATTAAGCCTCTTAAACCCATGTTAATCGACCTCAATCCCACCCCCGTCGCTCTAATCATCGACATTTTTACAACCGACGTCATTTCGATTTGCGAAGAGCTCTCGATTCCCGTTTACTCCTTTTTCACCGCCTCAACCCCTCTGCTAGCACTTTCTCTCTATCTCCCGACGCTAGACCTGGAAGTAGAGGGCGAATTCGTCGATCTTCCGGTTCCTGTTGAAATCCCCGGATGTAAAAACATGCGCACGGAGGACCTAGTAGATCAAGTCAAGGATAGAAAGAACGACGAGTACAAGTGGTACTTGTTTAATGTAAGCCGGTTGCAATATGCCGCCGGGATCTTGGTGAATACATGGGAGAATCTTGATGTTCAGCGTATCACAGCGCTGAAACAAAATTCTTTCTTCCGAAGCATACCCACTCCACCCGTTTTCCCTATCGGCCCGTTGATCAAAGAAGAGGAAACTTTGACGGAAAAGGACGCTGAAATTCTTGCATGGCTGGATAATCAGCCCTGTGAATCTGTACTGTTCGTGGCTCTTGGGAGTGGAGGAACTTTGTCGAGCAAGCAGCTGGTTGAACTAGCCTGGGGTTTGGAAATGAGCCAGCAAAGGTTCCTTCTCGTGGTTCGCAAGCCCAGCGACGCAAGTGCTTCTGGTACATATTTCACAGTCGGAAGCGACGAGGATGACCCGTCGGCGTACTTGCCGGACGGGTTTCTTGAGAAAACCAGCGGGGTCGGAGTTGTCGTCCCTTCGTGGGCGCCGCAGCTGCCTATTCTCCGCCACGGGTCAACCGGAGGGTTTTTGTCTCATTGTGGGTGGAATTCTGCGTTGGAGAGCTTGGTTCAAGGCGTTCCGATGATTGCATGGCCGATGTATGCGGAGCAGAGAATGAACGCCACCATGCTGGTTGAGGAAATAGGGGTGGCGGTGAAGGCCGCGGCGGAGATAGGGGAAGTGGTCGTGGGTAGAAAGGAGATTGAGACGGTGGTTAGGGAAGTAATGGAAGGGGAGAAGGGGAAGATGCTGAGGCGTAGAGCGGCGGAGCTGAAACGAAGTGCAAATGAGGCTTTAGAAAGCGGTGGCTCCTCGGATCGTTCGCTTTCTCTGCTTGTCGATATTTGGAAATCTAatcttaaaatataa
- the LOC140887544 gene encoding lysophospholipid acyltransferase LPEAT1-like isoform X2 has translation MESEIKTLTSKPVERRPDPNIPVEDDHPLLEPDPEIRLPKTQSLVSDRRIEELEKKCAAFVRYDVYGALGRGELPWPEKILLAVGLLFLVPTRVAMGSSILVIYYVICRLCTAFCFPNREDGREDYAHMRGWQRVVIVRSGRFLARLSLFVFGFYFIREADLSKEVDGQLNDEPAFMDQTEELERPGAIVSNHVSYIDILYHMSSSFPSFVAKVRSLGCVCLCTSLAHSRLYIFLLIYLAIFLKRSVAELPLVGLISKCLGCVYVHRGLKSSDFKGVSGIVNERILEARQDKSAPRMMLFPEGTTTNGDYLLKFKTGAFLAKTPVLPVILRYPYQRFSAAWDSISGMRHLIFLLCQFVNYIQVTKLPVYHPSEQEKKDPKLYAENVRQLMALKGNLILSDVGLAEKRVYLTALDGLFYQQ, from the exons ATGGAGTCCGAGATCAAAACCCTGACTTCAAAACCCGTAGAACGGCGGCCGGACCCCAACATACCCGTGGAAGACGACCACCCGCTCCTCGAGCCCGACCCGGAAATTCGTCTGCCCAAAACCCAATCCCTTGTATCCGATCGAAGGATAGAAGAGCTCGAGAAAAAGTGCGCCGCGTTTGTTCGGTACGACGTGTACGGGGCGCTGGGCAGGGGGGAGTTGCCTTGGCCGGAAAAGATTTTGCTTGCTGTGGGTCTGCTTTTCTTGGTACCTACGAGAGTGGCGATGGGGTCGAgtattttagttatttattacGTGATCTGTAGGCTTTGCACGGCGTTTTGCTTTCCTAACAGGGAGGATGGCCGGGAAGATTACGCTCACATGAGGGGGTGGCAGAGGGTGGTGATTGTGCGGAGCGGCAGGTTTCTGGCAAGGCTTTCGCTGTTTGTTTTCGGGTTTTATTTCATTCGGGAGGCCGATCTAAGCAAAGAAGTTGATGGGCAGTTGAATGATGAG CCCGCCTTTATGGATCAAACTGAAGAGTTGGAAAGACCTGGTGCTATTGTGTCGAATCATGTATCATATATAGATATTTTGTACCACATGTCTTCCTCTTTCCCAAGCTTTGTTGCGAAGGTTAGGTCTCTTGGATGTGTGTGCTTATGTACCTCGTTGGCTCATTCACGTCTTTATATTTTCTTGCTTATTTACTTGGCAATTTTTCTGAAGAGATCAGTGGCTGAACTTCCTCTTGTTGGTCTCATAAG CAAATGTCTTGGTTGTGTCTACGTACACCGGGGGTTAAAATCTTCAGACTTCAAGGGTGTCTCAG GTATTGTTAACGAAAGAATTCTGGAAGCTCGGCAAGATAAGTCAGCTCCACGGATGATGCTTTTCCCAG AAGGCACGACCACGAACGGAGACTACCTTCTTAAATTCAAAACCGGTGCATTTTTGGCGAAAACACCCGTTCTTCCGGTCATTCTAAGATATCCGTACCAGAGGTTTAGTGCTGCATGGGATTCTATTTCCGGG ATGCGCCACTTAATTTTTCTACTTTGCCAGTTTGTCAATTATATCCAAGTGACCAAATTGCCAGTTTATCACCCATCAGAACAGGAAAAGaaagatccgaagctttatgctGAAAATGTGAGACAGCTAATGGCTCTCAAG GGTAATTTGATACTTTCAGATGTTGGATTGGCCGAAAAACGAGTTTATCTTACAGCTCTCGATG GATTGTTCTATCAACAATAA
- the LOC140887544 gene encoding lysophospholipid acyltransferase LPEAT1-like isoform X3 produces MESEIKTLTSKPVERRPDPNIPVEDDHPLLEPDPEIRLPKTQSLVSDRRIEELEKKCAAFVRYDVYGALGRGELPWPEKILLAVGLLFLVPTRVAMGSSILVIYYVICRLCTAFCFPNREDGREDYAHMRGWQRVVIVRSGRFLARLSLFVFGFYFIREADLSKEVDGQLNDEPAFMDQTEELERPGAIVSNHVSYIDILYHMSSSFPSFVAKRSVAELPLVGLISKCLGCVYVHRGLKSSDFKGVSGIVNERILEARQDKSAPRMMLFPEGTTTNGDYLLKFKTGAFLAKTPVLPVILRYPYQRFSAAWDSISGMRHLIFLLCQFVNYIQVTKLPVYHPSEQEKKDPKLYAENVRQLMALKGNLILSDVGLAEKRVYLTALDGNLSMHAVLQQKDD; encoded by the exons ATGGAGTCCGAGATCAAAACCCTGACTTCAAAACCCGTAGAACGGCGGCCGGACCCCAACATACCCGTGGAAGACGACCACCCGCTCCTCGAGCCCGACCCGGAAATTCGTCTGCCCAAAACCCAATCCCTTGTATCCGATCGAAGGATAGAAGAGCTCGAGAAAAAGTGCGCCGCGTTTGTTCGGTACGACGTGTACGGGGCGCTGGGCAGGGGGGAGTTGCCTTGGCCGGAAAAGATTTTGCTTGCTGTGGGTCTGCTTTTCTTGGTACCTACGAGAGTGGCGATGGGGTCGAgtattttagttatttattacGTGATCTGTAGGCTTTGCACGGCGTTTTGCTTTCCTAACAGGGAGGATGGCCGGGAAGATTACGCTCACATGAGGGGGTGGCAGAGGGTGGTGATTGTGCGGAGCGGCAGGTTTCTGGCAAGGCTTTCGCTGTTTGTTTTCGGGTTTTATTTCATTCGGGAGGCCGATCTAAGCAAAGAAGTTGATGGGCAGTTGAATGATGAG CCCGCCTTTATGGATCAAACTGAAGAGTTGGAAAGACCTGGTGCTATTGTGTCGAATCATGTATCATATATAGATATTTTGTACCACATGTCTTCCTCTTTCCCAAGCTTTGTTGCGAAG AGATCAGTGGCTGAACTTCCTCTTGTTGGTCTCATAAG CAAATGTCTTGGTTGTGTCTACGTACACCGGGGGTTAAAATCTTCAGACTTCAAGGGTGTCTCAG GTATTGTTAACGAAAGAATTCTGGAAGCTCGGCAAGATAAGTCAGCTCCACGGATGATGCTTTTCCCAG AAGGCACGACCACGAACGGAGACTACCTTCTTAAATTCAAAACCGGTGCATTTTTGGCGAAAACACCCGTTCTTCCGGTCATTCTAAGATATCCGTACCAGAGGTTTAGTGCTGCATGGGATTCTATTTCCGGG ATGCGCCACTTAATTTTTCTACTTTGCCAGTTTGTCAATTATATCCAAGTGACCAAATTGCCAGTTTATCACCCATCAGAACAGGAAAAGaaagatccgaagctttatgctGAAAATGTGAGACAGCTAATGGCTCTCAAG GGTAATTTGATACTTTCAGATGTTGGATTGGCCGAAAAACGAGTTTATCTTACAGCTCTCGATGGTAATCTTAGCATGCACGCTGTTTTACAGCAGAAAGATGATTGA
- the LOC140887544 gene encoding lysophospholipid acyltransferase LPEAT1-like isoform X1, with the protein MESEIKTLTSKPVERRPDPNIPVEDDHPLLEPDPEIRLPKTQSLVSDRRIEELEKKCAAFVRYDVYGALGRGELPWPEKILLAVGLLFLVPTRVAMGSSILVIYYVICRLCTAFCFPNREDGREDYAHMRGWQRVVIVRSGRFLARLSLFVFGFYFIREADLSKEVDGQLNDEPAFMDQTEELERPGAIVSNHVSYIDILYHMSSSFPSFVAKVRSLGCVCLCTSLAHSRLYIFLLIYLAIFLKRSVAELPLVGLISKCLGCVYVHRGLKSSDFKGVSGIVNERILEARQDKSAPRMMLFPEGTTTNGDYLLKFKTGAFLAKTPVLPVILRYPYQRFSAAWDSISGMRHLIFLLCQFVNYIQVTKLPVYHPSEQEKKDPKLYAENVRQLMALKGNLILSDVGLAEKRVYLTALDGNLSMHAVLQQKDD; encoded by the exons ATGGAGTCCGAGATCAAAACCCTGACTTCAAAACCCGTAGAACGGCGGCCGGACCCCAACATACCCGTGGAAGACGACCACCCGCTCCTCGAGCCCGACCCGGAAATTCGTCTGCCCAAAACCCAATCCCTTGTATCCGATCGAAGGATAGAAGAGCTCGAGAAAAAGTGCGCCGCGTTTGTTCGGTACGACGTGTACGGGGCGCTGGGCAGGGGGGAGTTGCCTTGGCCGGAAAAGATTTTGCTTGCTGTGGGTCTGCTTTTCTTGGTACCTACGAGAGTGGCGATGGGGTCGAgtattttagttatttattacGTGATCTGTAGGCTTTGCACGGCGTTTTGCTTTCCTAACAGGGAGGATGGCCGGGAAGATTACGCTCACATGAGGGGGTGGCAGAGGGTGGTGATTGTGCGGAGCGGCAGGTTTCTGGCAAGGCTTTCGCTGTTTGTTTTCGGGTTTTATTTCATTCGGGAGGCCGATCTAAGCAAAGAAGTTGATGGGCAGTTGAATGATGAG CCCGCCTTTATGGATCAAACTGAAGAGTTGGAAAGACCTGGTGCTATTGTGTCGAATCATGTATCATATATAGATATTTTGTACCACATGTCTTCCTCTTTCCCAAGCTTTGTTGCGAAGGTTAGGTCTCTTGGATGTGTGTGCTTATGTACCTCGTTGGCTCATTCACGTCTTTATATTTTCTTGCTTATTTACTTGGCAATTTTTCTGAAGAGATCAGTGGCTGAACTTCCTCTTGTTGGTCTCATAAG CAAATGTCTTGGTTGTGTCTACGTACACCGGGGGTTAAAATCTTCAGACTTCAAGGGTGTCTCAG GTATTGTTAACGAAAGAATTCTGGAAGCTCGGCAAGATAAGTCAGCTCCACGGATGATGCTTTTCCCAG AAGGCACGACCACGAACGGAGACTACCTTCTTAAATTCAAAACCGGTGCATTTTTGGCGAAAACACCCGTTCTTCCGGTCATTCTAAGATATCCGTACCAGAGGTTTAGTGCTGCATGGGATTCTATTTCCGGG ATGCGCCACTTAATTTTTCTACTTTGCCAGTTTGTCAATTATATCCAAGTGACCAAATTGCCAGTTTATCACCCATCAGAACAGGAAAAGaaagatccgaagctttatgctGAAAATGTGAGACAGCTAATGGCTCTCAAG GGTAATTTGATACTTTCAGATGTTGGATTGGCCGAAAAACGAGTTTATCTTACAGCTCTCGATGGTAATCTTAGCATGCACGCTGTTTTACAGCAGAAAGATGATTGA
- the LOC140887541 gene encoding uncharacterized protein, which translates to MEKYMQSQIQNKNSESLDYKDVFGGPPRRFSMQEVRVRHSLSDLLASEHGGPKEKIMFSEARVARRPSLSNDFFDDIFRGDDSYSSPSRTHHDWENLYGTSQSSRITSPAGIGEFFGTSLPTQTSLPAKWRKAVFSPSLSQNQGQFDGTTNRVNMARPRPSSSSFRFYHRSPLASFSSEDSSSTATPDPKDNVQSSKRNTNAMESPASGDRFHFSIYKWAGRGVPVLTPHIERSNVKESSTNDRFPSSGGKTAGEFTRNESPRVMMNQDLSANIKPDSLKTECEEKETKGVNLNAAQGKEQEREILNKDEARVKTSSFRKSFSSESKILENLDDPFEDDFLVQELSADDENVTESDEHCAETKALETKILQWSVGKKGNIRSLLANLQFVLWPGNGWRPIPLVDLIEVNAVKRAYQRALLRIHPDKLQQNDAASHHKYIAQRVFDILQEAWDQFTALSPL; encoded by the exons ATGGAGAAATACATGCAGAGccaaatacaaaacaaaaaCTCAGAAAGTTTGGATTATAAGGATGTATTTGGGGGTCCACCGAGGCGATTTTCAATGCAAGAAGTGAGAGTAAGACACAGCCTCAGTGATTTATTGGCCTCCGAACATGGCGGACCCAAGGAAAAGATCATGTTCAGTGAAGCAAGGGTAGCGAGAAGGCCGAGTCTAAGTAATGATTTCTTCGATGACATATTTAGAGGCGACGACTCTTACAGTTCGCCATCGCGGACCCATCACGATTGGGAAAATTTGTACGGCACGAGTCAGAGTTCGAGGATCACGAGCCCTGCTGGTATAGGCGAGTTTTTTGGCACTTCACTGCCTACTCAAACAAG TCTTCCAGCCAAATGGAGAAAAGCCGTGTTTTCTCCGTCTCTCTCTCAGAATCAGGGCCAGTTTGATGGTACCACAAATCGAGTAAACATGGCTCGTCCTCGCCCGTCAAGTTCGTCTTTCAGATTCTATCATCGAAGTCCCTTAGCTTCTTTTAGCAGCGAGGATTCGTCGTCCACTGCCACacctgatcccaaagacaatgTCCAAAGCTCGAAAAGAAACACCAACGCAATGGAATCTCCAGCAAGTGGTGATCGGTTCCATTTCTCGATATACAAATGGGCGGGCAGAGGAGTTCCAGTGCTCACGCCTCATATTGAGAGGAGTAACGTTAAAGAATCGAGCACAAATGATAGGTTTCCGAGCTCTGGTGGAAAAACTGCAGGTGAATTTACCCGGAACGAATCGCCAAGAGTGATGATGAATCAAGATTTGTCGGCAAATATAAAGCCTGATTCCTTGAAAACAGAATGTGAGGAAAAAGAGACTAAAGGAGTGAACTTGAACGCTGCACAAGGGAAAGAACAA GAACGTGAAATTCTGAACAAGGATGAAGCGCGAGTTAAGACCTCAAGTTTTCGAA AATCGTTTAGCTCGGAGTCCAAGATACTGGAAAATTTGGATGACCCTTTTGAAGACGACTTCCTG GTTCAAGAATTGTCCGccgatgatgaaaatgttaCCGAGAGTGATGAACATTGCGCTGAAACAAAA GCTTTAGAAACTAAAATCCTGCAATGGTCGGTTGGGAAGAAAGGAAACATCCGTTCGCTGCTGGCGAATTTGCAATTT GTGCTTTGGCCTGGAAATGGTTGGAGACCAATTCCCCTGGTTGATCTGATAGAGGTTAATGCAGTGAAAAGAGCGTACCAGAGGGCTTTGCTACGCATACATCCAGACAAGTTGCAGCAAAACGATGCTGCTTCGCATCATAAGTATATAGCACAGAGAGTTTTTGACATTCTTCAG gAGGCGTGGGATCAGTTCACTGCTCTTTCCCCTCTATAA
- the LOC140875416 gene encoding APO protein 4, mitochondrial: protein MILRNRKLWSNCSMIPDEMSEGFRLYGTKSNSRLDFKKLRPMILNRIEERSKEYPVKGMLQVAREVLGARNALYDGVSTLIHHAPVWSCKYCPEVYIGEGGHLIQTCPGYRHHAKNKVHNWVKGGINDVIVPVETYHLQKMFQKVIEHHERFDHDRIPAILELCLQAGVNIDDPTLSSSTTGSHSPRNDNITPESLLDYDLRTVGIRTLKAWEILRSGVQKLLLVYPARVCKHCSEVHVGPSGHKARMCGVFKFQSWNGTHFWEKAKVDDLVPMNIVWYRRRQDPPVLLDKGREFYGRAPAVVDLCSKAGAVVPSKYYCMMKMDGITTPV, encoded by the exons ATGATTCTCAGGAACCGGAAACTCTGGTCGAACTGTTCCATGATTCCAGATGAAATGAGTGAGGGGTTCAGATTATACGGCACAAAATCCAATTCGAGGTTGGATTTCAAGAAGCTTAGACCCATGATATTAAATCGAATCGAGGAACGGTCTAAGGAATATCCTGTCAAAGGCATGCTCCAGGTAGCCCGCGAAGTTCTTGGGGCCCGAAATGCCCTCTACGATGGCGTTTCGACCCTTATCCATCACGCTCCCGTGTGGTCTTGCAA ATACTGCCCAGAAGTGTACATTGGTGAAGGTGGCCATTTGATTCAAACTTGCCCAGGTTACAGGCATCATGCTAAGAACAAGGTCCATAATTGGGTTAAAGGAGGCATAAATGATGTGATAGTTCCAGTAGAAACATATCATTTGCAGAAAATGTTTCAGAAAGTAATCGAACACCACGAAAGGTTTGATCATGATCGGATTCCAGCAATCTTGGAACTGTGTCTCCAGGCAGGTGTAAATATTGACGATCCTACTCTTTCTTCGAGTACCACTGGCTCACATAGTCCAAGAAATGATAATATCACACCCGAATCATTATTAGACTATGACCTGAGAACAGTAGGTATACGAACACTAAAAGCATGGGAGATTTTGAGATCTGGGGTGCAAAAATTATTGCTAGTATATCCTGCAAGAGTTTGTAAGCATTGCTCAGAAGTTCACGTAGGGCCATCTGGTCACAAAGCTCGAATGTGTGGGGTTTTTAAGTTTCAGAGTTGGAACGGAACCCATTTCTGGGAGAAGGCAAAAGTTGATGACTTGGTTCCCATGAATATAGTTTGGTATAGGAGGCGACAAGATCCGCCTGTACTTCTTGATAAAGGGCGCGAATTTTATGGGCGTGCTCCTGCTGTGGTGGACCTGTGCAGCAAAGCTGGTGCAGTGGTGCCGTCAAAATACTATTGTATGATGAAAATGGATGGCATAACAACTCCTGTTTGA